A region of the Thermodesulfobacteriota bacterium genome:
TGCATTTATAATAATCAGTTAAATTATTGGCAGATTTAGCACTAACGTGTTAAAATAAATTGGACGGTTTGGTAAGAATTTTCATTCCTGCGATGTGCAGCATTTCGTAATCATTCAACGTACCATTAGTACGCCTCATGGTTACAAAATTTACGCGTTTTGAATTTGAGCTTTTTGCGAAACTTCCTAAATCGTATTTTTGCCAGTGATAATTTTTTGAGTTAGCGAAACAAAAAATATCCATGCGAAACAGCAGGAGCTAGATATATGTATAATAACTTCTTTGGGTTCAGGGAGGGACCGTTTCAGCTGGTGCCGAATCCTGAATACCTTTTTTTGAGCAGAAGCCATGAAGAAACCATGGCCAATCTGAATTATGCCATTTACCAAGGTGAAGGGTTTGTGGAGATTACCGGTGAAGTGGGGACAGGGAAGACCACACTTTGCCGGGCGTTTCTGGAGAAAATAGAAAAGGAGACGGAAGCGGCTTATATCTTTAACCCGAAACTTGATCCAATACAGCTATTAAAGGCCATTAACGATGAGTTTGGAATTGGTTCGGACAAAAATACCATCAAAGAACTGATCGACACTTTAAATGCCTTTCTGATGAAACAAAAGGCTTCAGGGAAAAATGTCGTTCTGATCGTTGACGAAGCACAGAATCTTTCCAATGAGGTCCTGGAACAGCTCCGACTGTTATCCAATCTGGAAACAAATAAAAGCAAGCTTCTGCAAATTATCATGGTGGGACAGCCCGAACTGAAAGACATGCTTGACTCCCATGAACTCAGACAGCTTGGGCAGAGGATAAACGTAAGCTCTCATCTCCTTCCTTTAACCGCAAAAGAGACCATAGAATACATACAGCACCGAATCCATATTGCTTCCCGGAAGCCCGGAACCAAATTTACCAGGCTGGCCTTCTATTTTATCTATAAGTTTTCAAGGGGTATTCCAAGATTAATTAATATTTTATGTGACCGGTCTCTTTTGACCGCATACAGCCTTGATCAGCACCAGATTACGGCAGGTATTGTTCGATCTTCAATAAAGGAACTCACCGGCAGGGGGTTTGTCAAACATTATTCGTTTTGGGAAGGGAAAAATGCACTGCTGGTGATCCTCCTGTTATGCATCGCGCTGGTAGTGGTTACTTTTTACCGCCCAGGCACTGACGATATAAGCGTATCGACGGTAAAACAGGAAAAGCGAATTTTAGAAAAATCAGACGAAAACGCGGTTCGGAAAAAAATATTGCATCCTGTGGCTTCCAAAGAAAAACAGCCCGTTATTCCGGGAAAATCTTTTTTAGATCGACCACCTGATTCCAAGGCCTCTGGTTCAAAACAGATAGACAATCTGGGGGCATATCTTAAATCCGCGCAAACCCGTTCATCAAGAAGCATGGCGCTGAAAGCCGCCTTTTCATTGTGGAATACATCAACGGCAATCAAACCGCACCTGGATGAGCTGGAAGACGATTTGGCTTTTTTCAAGCTTGCAGCCAAAGAAAAATCGCTTTTGATCCATCGGATTAAGGGTAACTTAAAAGGAGTAAAAAAATTAAACCTTCCGGCTATCCTTGAATTATCTGCTCCTGACATCTCATTACCCAGGTATCTTGCCATACAAAAAATGGACGATGGCCTGGTTACATTCAAAGTTAAAGACAGTCTGATCGTGGTGAAACCTGATGAAATTAAAAAATACTGGTCCGGCAGGGCGTATATATTATGGAAGAATCTTTTTTCTTACCAAGGAACCATTCCACTTACTTCTCCAAAAGATTCCATTATCGCACTAAAAATGCATCTGCACGATATGGGATATGATCAGATTAAAATAAATTCGGTTTACGACGACCAGACAAAGGCAGCGGTAAAAAATATTCAAAAAAAGTATGGCTTAAAGGCGGATGGCCTGGTGGGTCCTTTAACCAAAATCGTCCTTTATAATGAAAAAAAATCATTAAACATACCAAACATTACCAATTGAAGCCTGGCGGTTTGGAAGATTACAGGCCGGGTGGTTTATACCGCTTAACGATAGCTCAATCCGTAAAATTTGGGCGAGCGAAATATGGAATTTAATTTTCGCGAGTCATATAGGAGCTTTAACATTGAGTTCCATACTAAAAGCGTTAAGAAAACTTGAAGAAGAAACACCCACCCATGGTGACAGCCAGCCATATCCGGTAGATGTTAAAAAGACGGTTGAAAATGGAGTAATAAAAAAGCAACGGTACTTTAAGTTTTTTTTAATCGTCTTTTCAGCCATTTTTATCATTTCGGTAAGCCTGTTTTTACTATCCAGGCAAACTGCTCCAACAAAAAAAAATGTTCCGAATTCCATTCCGATTGTACGTAAAGGCATACCGGACAGGCCAAAGACGGAGAATGTAAAGATTGCCTCTGTTCCTGATTCAAAATCGCGTAAGCGGCGTGCAAAGCCTTCCAGCGGAATAAAAAAAGCAAAAAACCTGCCCGGTTATAGCAAAATGAAGACCTCTGCCTCAAGAGCGGTGAGGAAAAAAAAACCTTACCGGAGCAACCACACCAAACCAAAGCCCGCAAAATCGTCTCTTCCCTTTAAATCAGCTGCAGGCAGCGGTCTGAAACTTCAAGCAATTGCCTGGAGCAGTGATCCCAAGCAGAGCATTGCGGTGGTGAACGGCCGTATACTTCGTGAAGGAAGCAGTGTCGAAGGCACTTTGATCATCAAAATTGATAAGAATGATGTATCTTTTCAAAAAGGAGGTGAGCAGTGGAGGCAAAAATTCGGACCGCAATAGCCAAGAGCAGTCCTTCGGCCTCTTAGAGCATTCACCTGCGGCGGATGTTAGGCCTAAAGCGTAGTGTGTTTTAAGAGAAGAGATCCTCAAAGGCAGTTCTCATCAAGCAAAGCACTTCTACATCACAAGCTGATTCATTTCAAAAATTGGCAGACATATGGAAAGGACGATAAAACCGACAATCACCCCCATGACAAGGATCATAATCGGTTCCAACATGGTTGTCATTCGCATCACGCTTGCTTCCACCTCGTTTTCAAATACGTCTGCCACTTTATTCAGCATTTCTTCCAACTGGCCGCTTTGCTCTCCCACCTGTATCATCTGAATGGAAAGATGGGGAAAGATATTTTTTGCCGCCAGTGCCGTGGCCAGGGCCTGGCCCTTACCTACTTCTTCGGTAGCTTGTTGAACATTATCTGAAATCAATATATTTTGTGCTGTATTTTTGGCAATCTCTAAGGCAGGGAGCATGGAAACACCGTTTTCAAGAAGCGAACCCAGGGTCCTGGTAAATCTGGCTATGGACAGCTTTTTGGTTAAAAGGCTGAGACCCGGCATAAAAAGCAGGGTTTTATCAAACAGGTAGCGTCCCTTTTTGGTTTTTTTAGCCCGGTGGATGGCCAACACTGCTGCCGATATAATGATAAGAAATCCCCACCAGTAGGATTTAAAACTATTGCTTATGGCGATTAAAAAACGGGTCGGTGCGGGAAGCACCTGGTTCATATCGGCAAAAATAGAAGTGATGCTGGGAACGATATAGACCAACAGGAAGAACAAAACAGCTGATCCGATAAAAAGCATTAAGACCGGATACACAAGTGCGGAAAGAATTTTGCTACGTAACGCCTGCTGCTTTTCAGTAATTTCCGCCAGACGCTCTAAAACAATTTCAAGGGTGCCGGAAGTTTCACCTGCCCGAACCATGTTAATATAAAGGGGGGGGAATATTCCCGGATAAAGTGAAAGGGCTCTTGCAAAGCTGTTTCCTTCAACGATGGAATCCTTTATACGGGCCAAATATTTTTGTAATGCGTGAGATTTGGTGCTTGGAATCAATGCGTCAATAGCGGATACCAGTGGAAATCCTGCACCCACCAGGGTTGAGAGTTGCCTGGTCATCATGGAAACCTCAGATGCTCTGGCACGTCTAAAAGGCCGCCAGGTACGATAGGCTCCGGACTCCTTTTTGGTCGGCGCGTCATCCACCTTCATTACCGAGACAGGAAAAATTCCACCTGAGCGAAGCTTTTGGCGCGCGGCCATCGCGCTGTCCGAATCTATAATACCGGAAGTGGTTTTTCCTTTTTTATCCAAAGCCTTATATTCAAATACGGGCATTTTCTTTAATATCTCATTGGGTTGAAAAAATTGATCTGTTTTTAATAGCATATCAAAAAATTATAAAAAATCAAGTTGTTAACAAAAAGGAATTAGAGGATGGAATCTACAACTAACCAATTAACGGGATCAAATTATTTAACCGTGAAATTTTACTGGTTGTCATAAATACGTTCAGTTTTTAAGGATCACAAAATGCTTTGTTTTTTACAGGATAGAAATGATCTGTCCGGCCGGAAGGTGTCTACCAGGAAAAAATAAGGGGTCAGCACAACCATATACCAGAAAAATGAAATGAGTGTGTTGAGGGCGTCACAGACAGAGTTGTTGGTAACCGGCCAAAAATAGTTGTCGTGGAATCTGAGAAATGGGTAATCTTTGTTTTTTTCAGCGGTGCGGCACAATACATCGAAAAAATAAAACATCTGCCAGGAGTTCTGACGGATATAACGCCCAATGTAAAACCAGGCACGGATGCTTGCAGAAAATCCAAGGTCATACACAAACATCTTGATAGCCGCTTCAAAATAGGGCTTTAACAACAGATATCCGGTTTCACTCTGGCTGGCGTAAATGGCTTTCGCTCTTTGAAAAAATTCCATGCGCCCGGTACTGTACAGCGCCATGAGCATGCCCATCAGTATATACCGGCGATGGAAGCCTTCGGTTTCAAAACGGCGGCCGGAAGTATATAATAGCCCGGGCAGGGTAATCCAGATCCCCCGGATTCTTATTTTCTCGGCCAGTTTCTGGTCCTCCAGGAAATGCTGACTTTCGTCAAAACCACCCAGGCTTTCAAAAAAAGAACGTCTTAATAGAAGTCCTTGATCGCCGTTGGTGGTATTTATTCTGTTGAAATGTGTTTTGCCTTCAGCATATCTGAATGACATGTTGTTGATTTGGGTCGTGCGGATGAATTTAAGGGGGAAATGTCCGGCCACTCTGTCATGATCGGCATGAGTAATTGCTGTGCCCCAGTGTTCGAGAGCATTGGCCAACAGAAGTGGGTCTTTGATTCTCGTATCCGCGTGCAAAAAAAGAAGATTGTTCCCGGTAGATTTTCTGAATCCCGCGTTGAGCTGACTGGCCCTCCCGCCAGGTGCCTTCACAATGACGGGCCCAAAGGGACGGCAGCGTTCTATGGTTTCATCCGTAGAGCCGCCGTCAGAAATGATAATTTGCAGGTTCACATTTTTTTGTGCCTTCAGGTCAGCCAGCAAAAGCGGCAGGTAGCCCTGTTCATTCAGGGCGGGGATTATGACCGAAAGGTTAAGGCCCATGGCTTATTGCTTATCCCTGCACGAGGATAGAGGGTTGTTTATAATCCGACAAAAAAGATCACTGCCAACAGCATCAGGAAAAAGACCGACAGAAGAACAGAAATTCCTGCCGGCATAAGATTGACAGTCTCCGGTTTGGCATCCTCATTATACCCCTCAGGGGATATGGCCTCTTTACCGACCGTTTGATTATAAAAATCAATCAGGCTGATCAGAGGTTTTCTGCTGACTGCACCCAGTTTTTCCGGAAGGAACTTTATAAACAGAAAGTCGCATATGTGAGCAATTTTCAGGGAAATACCGGTGATAACAGTTACAACCAATCTGGAGCCTTTGCGGTAAAACCAGTCGGTATCCAGGTTGATTGCTCTTAGTTCGGCAGGATAATACCCTGAAAGGATCAGCAGGGTAAAAGCCAGGGCACCGAACATCAGCAGTTGAAGCTGGCCCACGATGTGTGCACCTGTGTAAGGGACATAATCTACCGGGTTGGGCAAAATATCGTATAAGGGCTGGGGAAATAAGCCGATAAAAACACATAAAAAGGCGGCCATCCCCATGGCAATCATCATGTTCAGCGGAGGTTCTTTGGCCCGGATACCGGAGTCGTGGCCGAAAAAGGTAAAGAAGGGGACTTTGATCCCGGCGTGATGAAATACACCGGCCGAAGCAAATTGCAGGATGAGCCAGACAACGGTCAGTTTATGATGCCCTGCGGCGCTGATGATCATGGATTTGCTGATAAAACCACTGAACATGGGAAAGGCGGAAATAGACGCTGCACCAATCATACAGAACAAACAGGTGATCGGCATGGTTTTGTACAAACCTCCAAGATCGGTGCACCTTATCTTGCCGGTCACATGGAGAACCGCACCTGCGGACATGAACAGCAAGGCTTTGTAAAGGATGTGACAGAACGCATGGGAAACGGTTCCGTTAATGGCCAGTGCGGTTCCTATTCCGACACCGCACATCATAAAGCCGACCTGGTTGATCAGGCTGTAAGCCAGTACCCGGCGTATGTCATTTTCCAAAACCGCATAGAATATGGGTATGGCGGTCATTAAGGCACCCAGCCAGATCAGGAGCTCTGCTCCCGGGAAAATACGCGCCATTACATATACGGCGCTTTTGGTGGTAAAAGCGCTTAAAAAAACCGCTCCTGTGACTGTGGCTTCAGGATAGGCATCCTGCAACCAGGGGTGCAGGGGAGGAATTGCCGCATTGACCGCGATACCCAAAAATATCAGATAGGCTTCAAGCCCTTTAAGCTCCATGTAGGCAAACTCAGTGGTTCCTGTTTTGCTGACATAGATGATGATTCCAGCCAAAAGAAAGAGGCCTCCGACCACGTGAACCAGTATGTATCGAAATGCAGCGGCGTGTGATTTTGCAGTCCGGCGGGCAAGGATTAAAAATGTAGATGCCACGGCCATTATTTCCCAGAAGATATAAAGCGAAAAAAAATCACCGGCAAAGGTGACCCCCAGAGCCCCTCCGGCATATATCAGACCTGCCACATGCTGGACATCATCTTCTACTTTGATTGCAAAAAGGATGGCTATAAACGATATGATGGAGAAAATATAGCCGAATACCAGGCTCAGGCGATCAATGCGGCCAAAAATTAAGTCGTAATCAAGCAGGCGGACCACCCAGTGCTTTCCTTCAGGAATGGACACCAGTATGTAAAATGCAAGCACCGGAAGAAGGAGCATGTAGGCCGACTTGATTTTACCTTTTAAAATCGGGATAAATAAAGCACCGATTATAAATATGGCTGCAGGAGGAATCGAATTAATCATAGTAATTTTCTTTTCTTTTGACTATTTTGCGCAATATTTTTGCGATAAATATTAAAGCCACACAAGAGACAAACCCATAAACGGCAAAAAATTCAGGCGCAGCTTCCCAGGGGAAATCGCCATGTTTATGAACGAAGAAATCAGCAATTAACAGGATGGCAAGGGATGCATAAAAAATATATAAAAGTTTATTCACATTTTCGGGTTTATCGAAAATCTTTAATTCTTTTTTCATTTGACCTTCATCTCCATTATTCGGTTAAGCCGGAAAAATAAAACGTAAACAGTGCTAAAAACTTCTCCAGAAAATAATACCCAGCCATAACACAGCGATTATGATGGCGGCATGAAATATTGTTACATATACCGGAATGGGCTCGTGTGAGAGCTCCATCTTCTCTTCGGGTGCTTTTTCTTCACTCATCGCCTATTCTCCTACCAGTCCTATGGCTGCCATTTTTGCCAACTTTATAAAAAAACCAGGATAAATAAATAGCAGCAAAGATACAAATGCGGTAAATACCGGCGGGGCGATTGCCATCCAAGGGGCTTCCTGGATTTTTACCGGCCCTTGGTCATCACCATCGGTAAAAAAGGCATGATAGGCGATGGGCAGAAAGTAGGCCGCATTTAGCAAAGAACTGGTTAGAATCACAACCAGTATGGGAATCTGGTGACTATCAATGCATCCCAGTGCCAGATACCATTTGCTTAAAAATCCGCCAAAAGGGGGCATGCCGATGACACTTAAAGAGCCGAAAAAGAATGCAGCCATAGTAACCGGCATTTTTTTCCCCAACCCTTTCATTTCGCTGATATTTTTTATTCCGGTATTGACCAGAATCGCTCCGGCACAGAAAAAGAGGGTGATTTTACCAAAGGCGTGCATGACAATGTGAAGCATTCCTCCGGATATGCCTGAGACGCTGATCAAACCTCCGGCCAGAACGATATAAGACAACTGGCCCACCGTGGAGTAAGCCAGTCTGGCCTTTAAGTTATCCTGCTTGAGTGCAAAAAGCGAAGCCACAATAATGGTGATGGAGGCAAAATAGAGCAAAAAGACATCTAAAGAGAGACTGTTAAGCAGGTCTGTTCCAAATATATATAAGCAAACTCGCAATACGGAAAACACGCCGACTTTAACCACCGCAACTGCATGCAGCAATGCGCTGACAGGTGTTGGAGCAACCATGGCAGATGGCAACCATGCATGTATGGGCATGATGGCCGCCTTTCCGATTCCGGCAATAAACAGAAGAAACATCACTGTAAGAACAGTAGTTGAGGCTGCGCCGGTCAATATTCCCTGATTTAAAAAGTCCAGTGTGCCGGTGAGGTGGTAAGTTAATATGACTGCCGGGAGAAAAAAGGCAATGGATCCCCCCATGAGATAGGTCAAATATTTTCTGCCCGAAGCACGCGACTGTGCGTCCTGGTGATGGGTGACCAGAGAATAGGTGGAAAGGGACAGCATTTCGTAAAACAGGTAAAGAGTAAGGAGGTTGGCGGAAAATGCAACCCCCACAGCCGATGAAAGAGCCAAGGCAAAATAGCTGAAATAACGGGTTTGGGAATGCTCTTTCAGAGGTCGCATATACCCGATGGAATAGACGGTGGTTACAATCCACAAAGACGAGGAAACCATGGCGAAAAGAAGACCAAAGGCATCTACTTTAAAAGCAATTCCGACTCCGGGAAGGATTTCAACCAAATGATAGACTA
Encoded here:
- a CDS encoding monovalent cation/H+ antiporter subunit D family protein, which gives rise to METVTSIKPFVAIALSFFCPILIIASHKKPNLREFWTFVIAFIKFAIIASMLPVVLGGQKIVYHLVEILPGVGIAFKVDAFGLLFAMVSSSLWIVTTVYSIGYMRPLKEHSQTRYFSYFALALSSAVGVAFSANLLTLYLFYEMLSLSTYSLVTHHQDAQSRASGRKYLTYLMGGSIAFFLPAVILTYHLTGTLDFLNQGILTGAASTTVLTVMFLLFIAGIGKAAIMPIHAWLPSAMVAPTPVSALLHAVAVVKVGVFSVLRVCLYIFGTDLLNSLSLDVFLLYFASITIIVASLFALKQDNLKARLAYSTVGQLSYIVLAGGLISVSGISGGMLHIVMHAFGKITLFFCAGAILVNTGIKNISEMKGLGKKMPVTMAAFFFGSLSVIGMPPFGGFLSKWYLALGCIDSHQIPILVVILTSSLLNAAYFLPIAYHAFFTDGDDQGPVKIQEAPWMAIAPPVFTAFVSLLLFIYPGFFIKLAKMAAIGLVGE
- the gspF gene encoding type II secretion system inner membrane protein GspF, with amino-acid sequence MPVFEYKALDKKGKTTSGIIDSDSAMAARQKLRSGGIFPVSVMKVDDAPTKKESGAYRTWRPFRRARASEVSMMTRQLSTLVGAGFPLVSAIDALIPSTKSHALQKYLARIKDSIVEGNSFARALSLYPGIFPPLYINMVRAGETSGTLEIVLERLAEITEKQQALRSKILSALVYPVLMLFIGSAVLFFLLVYIVPSITSIFADMNQVLPAPTRFLIAISNSFKSYWWGFLIIISAAVLAIHRAKKTKKGRYLFDKTLLFMPGLSLLTKKLSIARFTRTLGSLLENGVSMLPALEIAKNTAQNILISDNVQQATEEVGKGQALATALAAKNIFPHLSIQMIQVGEQSGQLEEMLNKVADVFENEVEASVMRMTTMLEPIMILVMGVIVGFIVLSICLPIFEMNQLVM
- a CDS encoding AAA family ATPase encodes the protein MYNNFFGFREGPFQLVPNPEYLFLSRSHEETMANLNYAIYQGEGFVEITGEVGTGKTTLCRAFLEKIEKETEAAYIFNPKLDPIQLLKAINDEFGIGSDKNTIKELIDTLNAFLMKQKASGKNVVLIVDEAQNLSNEVLEQLRLLSNLETNKSKLLQIIMVGQPELKDMLDSHELRQLGQRINVSSHLLPLTAKETIEYIQHRIHIASRKPGTKFTRLAFYFIYKFSRGIPRLINILCDRSLLTAYSLDQHQITAGIVRSSIKELTGRGFVKHYSFWEGKNALLVILLLCIALVVVTFYRPGTDDISVSTVKQEKRILEKSDENAVRKKILHPVASKEKQPVIPGKSFLDRPPDSKASGSKQIDNLGAYLKSAQTRSSRSMALKAAFSLWNTSTAIKPHLDELEDDLAFFKLAAKEKSLLIHRIKGNLKGVKKLNLPAILELSAPDISLPRYLAIQKMDDGLVTFKVKDSLIVVKPDEIKKYWSGRAYILWKNLFSYQGTIPLTSPKDSIIALKMHLHDMGYDQIKINSVYDDQTKAAVKNIQKKYGLKADGLVGPLTKIVLYNEKKSLNIPNITN
- a CDS encoding TIGR04283 family arsenosugar biosynthesis glycosyltransferase, encoding MGLNLSVIIPALNEQGYLPLLLADLKAQKNVNLQIIISDGGSTDETIERCRPFGPVIVKAPGGRASQLNAGFRKSTGNNLLFLHADTRIKDPLLLANALEHWGTAITHADHDRVAGHFPLKFIRTTQINNMSFRYAEGKTHFNRINTTNGDQGLLLRRSFFESLGGFDESQHFLEDQKLAEKIRIRGIWITLPGLLYTSGRRFETEGFHRRYILMGMLMALYSTGRMEFFQRAKAIYASQSETGYLLLKPYFEAAIKMFVYDLGFSASIRAWFYIGRYIRQNSWQMFYFFDVLCRTAEKNKDYPFLRFHDNYFWPVTNNSVCDALNTLISFFWYMVVLTPYFFLVDTFRPDRSFLSCKKQSIL
- a CDS encoding Na(+)/H(+) antiporter subunit D; this encodes MINSIPPAAIFIIGALFIPILKGKIKSAYMLLLPVLAFYILVSIPEGKHWVVRLLDYDLIFGRIDRLSLVFGYIFSIISFIAILFAIKVEDDVQHVAGLIYAGGALGVTFAGDFFSLYIFWEIMAVASTFLILARRTAKSHAAAFRYILVHVVGGLFLLAGIIIYVSKTGTTEFAYMELKGLEAYLIFLGIAVNAAIPPLHPWLQDAYPEATVTGAVFLSAFTTKSAVYVMARIFPGAELLIWLGALMTAIPIFYAVLENDIRRVLAYSLINQVGFMMCGVGIGTALAINGTVSHAFCHILYKALLFMSAGAVLHVTGKIRCTDLGGLYKTMPITCLFCMIGAASISAFPMFSGFISKSMIISAAGHHKLTVVWLILQFASAGVFHHAGIKVPFFTFFGHDSGIRAKEPPLNMMIAMGMAAFLCVFIGLFPQPLYDILPNPVDYVPYTGAHIVGQLQLLMFGALAFTLLILSGYYPAELRAINLDTDWFYRKGSRLVVTVITGISLKIAHICDFLFIKFLPEKLGAVSRKPLISLIDFYNQTVGKEAISPEGYNEDAKPETVNLMPAGISVLLSVFFLMLLAVIFFVGL